The proteins below are encoded in one region of Rhododendron vialii isolate Sample 1 chromosome 7a, ASM3025357v1:
- the LOC131334464 gene encoding uncharacterized protein LOC131334464 isoform X1, whose protein sequence is MRNQNSLSEKSSAKTTREERLEMIDELTQHRELLKGEIEAVKSYYNTLKVINWDLKETKREVIWIFSLIFLLIFPELIGLLSLVFFLIQMEMCKKFGVELGKFNMVENQRLF, encoded by the exons ATGAGAAATCAAAACTCTCTCTCAGAGAAATCATCCGCCAAAACG ACAAGAGAGGAACGCTTGGAAATGATAGACGAATTGACTCAGCACAGAGAATTGCTAAAAGGG GAGATCGAGGCTGTGAAGAGTTACTACAATACGCTAAAGGTCATTAATTGGGATCTGAAAGAAACGAAACGAGAGGTAATTTGGATATTCTCGCTCATATTTTTACTGATTTTTCCTGAGTTAATTGGTCTCTTatctctggttttttttttaatacagaTGGAGATGTGCAAGAAATTTGGGGTGGAATTAGGCAAATTTAACATGGTGGAAAATCAAAGATTATTTTAA
- the LOC131334464 gene encoding uncharacterized protein LOC131334464 isoform X2: MRNQNSLSEKSSAKTTREERLEMIDELTQHRELLKGEIEAVKSYYNTLKVINWDLKETKREMEMCKKFGVELGKFNMVENQRLF; this comes from the exons ATGAGAAATCAAAACTCTCTCTCAGAGAAATCATCCGCCAAAACG ACAAGAGAGGAACGCTTGGAAATGATAGACGAATTGACTCAGCACAGAGAATTGCTAAAAGGG GAGATCGAGGCTGTGAAGAGTTACTACAATACGCTAAAGGTCATTAATTGGGATCTGAAAGAAACGAAACGAGAG aTGGAGATGTGCAAGAAATTTGGGGTGGAATTAGGCAAATTTAACATGGTGGAAAATCAAAGATTATTTTAA
- the LOC131334468 gene encoding protein PSK SIMULATOR 2, translating into MGGVCSGGAVKPKDEYREVKSSGFSGKLKSMGSFGGKHKKDDDSYPSYPDDSYLYDSGELQFSISRELKPSTPARTGTTKVPQVSSFLGRAGIVGLDRAVEVLDTLGSSVSNLNSNSGFISGMASRGNRISILAFEIANTISKGANLVQSLSEENVQFLKNDVLKSEGVQQLVSSDMKELLSIAAADKREEFDVFSREVVRFGDLCKDPQWHNMGRFFSRLELDQATQKQQREEAEMTMQELTSLSQHTSELYHELNSMDRFEQDYRRKIEELESLHLPRKGESVTMLQSELKHQRKLVRSLKKKSLWAKSLEEVVEKLVDIVTFIHQEILEAFGDNGLPPVGKEPVNKPERLGAAGLALHYANVINQIDNIVSRPTSLPPNMRDQLYHGLPNSVKIALRTRCQPVDVNEELTIPKIKAEMEKTLQWLVPVATSTSKVHQGFGWVGEWANTGTEFSKKGATQTTPIRLQTLYHADKQKTDMCILELAIWLHRLISVVRKRDNGIRIFPAKSLNCPGVNLQPPKTSSVQLSPEDKNLLEQVMSRRRLVPGISKSQEFPFGKGGSKVWDVSRSTGNSPTKRLDRPKSSSVLDVMDGLGTPF; encoded by the exons ATGGGAGGGGTGTGCTCAGGCGGGGCAGTGAAGCCGAAAGATGAGTACCGAGAGGTGAAGAGTTCGGGGTTTTCAGGGAAGCTCAAGTCGATGGGGAGCTTTGGTGGAAAGCATAAGAAGGATGATGATTCTTATCCTTCTTACCCCGATGATTCTTATCTTTATGATTCAGGCGAGCTTCAGTTCTCCATTTCCCGTGAACTCAAGCCGTCAACACCTGCTAGGACCGGGACAACCAAG GTGCCTCAGGTGAGCTCATTCTTGGGAAGAGCTGGAATTGTGGGCCTGGACAGGGCAGTGGAAGTTCTAGACACTCTAGGAAGTAGCGTGTCAAATTTGAATTCCAACAGTGGGTTTATCTCAGGCATGGCTTCCAGAGGGAATAGAATATCTATATTGGCCTTTGAAATTGCTAATACAATCTCCAAAGGTGCAAATTTGGTGCAATCTTTATCTGAAGAGAATGTCCAGTTCCTGAAAAATGATGTTTTAAAGTCAGAAGGAGTGCAGCAGTTAGTTTCTTCAGACATGAAAGAGTTGCTAAGTATTGCCGCTGCAGACAAAAG GGAGGAATTTGATGTTTTTTCCCGGGAAGTAGTTAGATTTGGAGATCTATGCAAAGATCCACAATGGCACAACATGGGCCGTTTTTTCTCAAG ATTAGAATTAGATCAAGCAACCCAAAAGCAACAAAGAGAAGAGGCAGAAATGACAATGCAAGAATTGACTAGCTTGTCTCAACATACTTCT GAATTATATCATGAGCTGAATTCCATGGACAGATTTGAGCAAGATTATCGGAGGAAGATTGAAGAACTGGAGTCCTTACATCTCCCTCGTAAAG GAGAGAGTGTCACGATGTTACAAAGTGAGCTAAAACATCAAAGAAAACTTGTAAGGAGCTTGAAAAAGAAATCTCTGTGGGCTAAGAGCTTGGAGGAG GTTGTGGAGAAGCTTGTTGATATCGTCACCTTCATACATCAGGAGATCTTGGAAGCATTTGGAGATAATG GTTTGCCACCGGTGGGCAAAGAGCCTGTTAACAAACCTGAAAGACTTGGCGCAGCTGGTCTTGCTCTGCACTATGCTAACGTGATCAATCAGATAGACAACATT GTATCTCGGCCTACCTCCCTTCCTCCTAATATGAGAGACCAATTATATCATGGGCTGCCAAACAGTGTCAAGATTGCTTTACGTACTCGGTGTCAACCTGTTGATGTCAATGAAGAG CTCACAATTCCTAAAATCAAAGCTGAAATGGAGAAAACACTCCAATGGCTTGTTCCAGTGGCTACAAGTACTTCAAA AGTGCATCAAGGTTTTGGGTGGGTTGGAGAGTGGGCAAACACCGG TACTGAATTTAGCAAGAAGGGGGCAACACAAACTACACCAATCCGCCTTCAAACGCTTTATCACGCAGATAAGCAAAAAACAGATATGTGCATCCTTGAATTGGCCATATGGCTTCACCGTCTAATCAGTGTAGTAAGAAAGAGAGATAATGGAATCAGAATATTTCCCGCTAAATCTCTGAATTGCCCGGGAGTCAATTTGCAGCCTCCAAAAACCAGTAGCGTCCAATTGTCCCCAGAGGATAAAAATTTGTTGGAACAGGTAATGAGCAGGAGAAGGTTGGTTCCTGGCATCAGCAAAAGCCAGGAATTTCCATTTGGGAAGGGTGGGAGCAAAGTTTGGGATGTGAGCAGAAGCACTGGGAATTCTCCAACCAAGCGGTTGGATCGTCCGAAGTCTAGTAGTGTTTTGGATGTAATGGATGGGTTAGGCACACCATTTTGA
- the LOC131334465 gene encoding uncharacterized protein LOC131334465 has product MEQSTSSRRNKTESYLPTLFGPNEIEVSQILLDIPNLIQLEFPSQFHVIWGGKRKRSAIDSSPSQEEEKRPKEDRESEKRPKVKVEALSPTTPFSFSPSESDEKSKLSLKKPSSRTTREERLEIIEELTQRRELLKGEIESVKSYYNKLKAINLDLKAKKRELEKFGIELWEFNRVENQDYYYMLHQQPSNVDQKAYGSQTIENSQQRPYGQISPFLSSGSGSGEVKEMGPLCIPDLNASASGETFGVGSSHPLDRSRGLVVVELDDNKARASEARRRRMIKMKEMKGSFVSIKSLKCR; this is encoded by the exons ATGGAACAGAGCACGAGTAGTAGGAGAAACAAAACAGAGAGCTATCTCCCAACCCTTTTCGGTCCTAATGAAATAGAAGTCTCCCAAATACTACTCGATATTCCTAACCTAATCCAACTCGAATTCCCGTCTCAATTTCACGTCATATGGGGCGGCAAAAGAAAGAGATCTGCAATCGATTCGAGCCCTTCgcaagaagaagagaaaagaccCAAGGAAGatcgagagagtgagaaaagaCCCAAAGTCAAGGTCGAAGCCTTAAGTCCCACGACGCCGTTCTCTTTCTCTCCGAGCGAGTCTGATGAGAAATCGAAACTCTCTCTCAAGAAACCGTCATCGAGAACG ACAAGAGAGGAACGCTTGGAGATCATAGAGGAATTAACTCAGCGCAGAGAATTGCTAAAAGGG GAGATTGAGTCTGTGAAGAGTTACTATAACAAGCTAAAGGCCATTAATTTGGACTTGAAAGCCAAGAAACGAGAG CTGGAGAAATTTGGGATCGAATTATGGGAATTTAACAGGGTCGAGAATCAAGATTATTATTACATGCTCCATCAGCAGCCGTCCAATGTGGATCAGAAGGCATACGGATCACAAACAATTGAGAATTCTCAGCAACGCCCATATGGCCAaatctctccatttttgtcATCTGGGTCTGGATCGGGTGAGGTCAAGGAAATGGGCCCACTCTGCATTCCTGACCTCAACGCATCAGCTTCGGGGGAGACTTTTGGTGTGGGCTCTTCGCATCCGTTGGATCGTAGCAGAGGTCTAGTAGTGGTAGAACTAGATGATAATAAAGCCAGAGCTTCAGAAGCAAGGAGGAGAAGGATGATTAAAATGAAAGAGATGAAGGGGTCTTTTGTCTCGATCAAATCACTCAAGTGCAGATGA
- the LOC131334466 gene encoding tubulin beta chain-like, translated as MREILHIQGGQCGNQIGSKFWEVICGEHGIEPDGQYKSLDADHTSELQLERINVYYNEASNGRYVPRAVLMDLEPGTMDSIRSGPYGKIFRPDNFVFGQSGAGNNWAKGHYTEGAELIDSVLDVVRKEAENCDCLQGFQVCHSLGGGTGSGMGTLLISKIREEYPDRMMLTFSVFPSPKVSDTVVEPYNATLSVHQLVENADECMVLDNEALYDICFRTLKLSNPSFGDLNHLISSTMSGVTCCLRFPGQLNSDLRKLAVNLIPFPRLHFFMVGFAPLTSRRSQQYASLSVPELTQQMWDAKNMMCAADPRHGRYLTASAMFRGKMSTKEVDEQMINVQNKNSSYFVEWIPNNVKSSVCDIPPIGMKMASTFVGNSTSIQEMFRRVSEQFTAMFRRKAFLHWYTGEGMDEMEFTEAESNMNDLVAEYQQYQDATAEDEGEYEEGMEENYEA; from the exons ATGAGAGAGATCCTCCACATCCAAGGCGGCCAATGCGGGAACCAAATCGGGTCCAAGTTCTGGGAGGTTATCTGCGGCGAGCACGGCATCGAGCCCGATGGCCAGTACAAGTCCCTCGACGCCGACCACACGTCGGAACTCCAGCTGGAGCGGATCAACGTGTACTACAACGAGGCGTCCAACGGGCGGTACGTGCCCCGGGCCGTGCTCATGGATCTCGAGCCGGGCACCATGGACAGCATCAGATCCGGCCCGTACGGGAAGATCTTCCGTCCCGATAACTTTGTGTTTGGGCAGTCCGGAGCGGGGAATAATTGGGCCAAGGGGCACTATACGGAGGGCGCGGAGTTGATCGACTCGGTGCTTGATGTTGTCAGGAAGGAGGCCGAGAATTGTGATTGCTTGCAAG GTTTCCAGGTATGTCACTCGCTTGGAGGAGGCACCGGTTCGGGCATGGGAACCCTGTTGATCTCGAAGATAAGGGAGGAATACCCAGACAGAATGATGCTCACATTCTCTGTTTTCCCTTCACCAAAGGTTTCCGACACGGTTGTTGAACCCTACAATGCCACCCTCTCGGTGCACCAGCTGGTAGAGAATGCTGATGAATGCATGGTCCTTGACAACGAGGCACTCTATGATATTTGTTTCAGGACATTAAAGCTCAGCAATCCAAGCT TTGGGGATCTTAACCACTTGATCTCTTCAACCATGAGTGGGGTAACTTGCTGCCTTCGATTCCCCGGCCAGCTGAACTCCGACCTCCGAAAGCTAGCCGTGAACCTAATCCCATTCCCACGCCTTCACTTCTTCATGGTGGGATTCGCACCCCTCACTTCCCGTAGGTCCCAGCAGTACGCCTCCCTCTCTGTCCCAGAACTGACTCAGCAAATGTGGGACGCCAAGAACATGATGTGCGCCGCTGACCCCCGCCATGGCCGCTACCTCACTGCCTCCGCCATGTTCCGTGGGAAAATGAGCACCAAAGAAGTCGACGAGCAAATGATCAACGTCCAGAACAAGAACTCGTCCTACTTCGTGGAGTGGATCCCGAACAACGTGAAGTCGAGCGTTTGTGATATCCCCCCTATCGGAATGAAAATGGCATCCACGTTTGTGGGCAACTCGACCTCAATTCAAGAGATGTTCAGGAGGGTGAGCGAGCAGTTCACTGCTATGTTCAGGCGCAAGGCGTTTCTGCATTGGTACACTGGGGAAGGGATGGATGAGATGGAGTTCACGGAGGCCGAGAGTAACATGAATGATTTGGTGGCGGAGTATCAGCAGTATCAGGATGCTACGGCGGAGGACGAGGGAGAGTACGAGGAGGGTATGGAAGAGAATTATGAGGCGTGA